GGCGGGGGAGGGGCCCGAAGGCCTGGTGGAGGTGTTCGCCCGCGCCTCGGGGGTGTGGTGTGCGGTGCTCTCCGCGACCGGCAGGCCCACCGCAGGGCACCTGCCCGATGTGACGGACCATCAACTCGCCCTGGTGCACCGCGAAGCGCTCGCTGCCGGCGCCTTCCCCGCCGTACGCCCGGTTCCCGGCGGCGGCAGCCTCACCTTCTTCCCCGTCCAGTCACCCGTCGCCCGGCGCCCGCCCGCCGCCTACCTCGTCGCCCGCGGCGACTACCGCGACTGGACCCCCGGCACCGCCGACGGCGCCGACGAGGTCTGCGCCCTCCTCGCCCTCGACCGGATCGCCGGAGCGGAGCGCCGCCGGGTCGAGGAGCGCTTCCTGCGCGAGGCCCTCGACCTGCTCACGGCGGGCCAGGACGCGGCGGCCGAGGGCAGACTGCGCAGCCTGGGCCTCCAGCTCCCGCTGTCGGCCCTCGTCGTCTCCACGACGGGCAGCGCCTACGGGGCCGAACTGGCGGGCGTCGTCCTCGAAGAGGTCGCCGGCCAACTGCCCGGCTGCTCCGTGCCGATCGCTGCCGACGGTACGTACCTGATCCTGGTCCCGGGCCCGGAAGCGGCCTCGGCCGCGGCCCGCGCGGAGGAGGCCGCCACACTGCTCACCCCGCTGCTCGGCCAGGGCCGGGCCGCGATCGGCCACGGCGCACCCGCCGCGGGGGTACGCCGGTCACTGGAGGAGGCCCGGCTCGCCCACGGGGTCGCCGCCGCCCGCACCGGCACCGTGCGCAGCGCGGGCAGCACCGACCTCTCCTCGTACCATCTGCTGCTCGCCTCCGTGCCCGACGAGGTGCGCACTCTCTTCCGGCAGCGGCTGATCGGCGTGCTGGAGGAGTACGACGCCGGGCACCGCAGCGACCTCGTCGGGACCCTGGCCGCCTTCCTGGACGCCTCGGGATCCTGGCAGGCGTGCGCCGAGCGGCTGCACATCCACGTCAACACCCTGCGCTACCGCGTCCAGCGGATCGAGGAGCTCACCGGGCACGGCCTGGCGACCCTGCGCGACCGCGTGGACTTCGTACTGGCGCAGGACCTCACTCCGCCGGGGAAGCCGTAGCCCCCCCGGCGGGGTCACTCCTCGAAGTAGGCGTCCAGGACCGCGTCGAGCTGTGCCGTCCACTCCTGGACGACGTCCTTGCCGCTCGCCGTGATCTCGACCCAGTACTGGTGCCGGTTCGGCATGTGCACGGTGACCGTGAGGCGGCGGCCGTTGCGGGACGTGTTGTA
The sequence above is drawn from the Streptomyces sp. NBC_01465 genome and encodes:
- a CDS encoding PucR family transcriptional regulator — its product is MPVTQGGRPVLLAELLDNPRIGLVRLVDGHGDGVVRGVYTTDLPDPGRYLGGGELVLTSTTWYRGAHDAEVFVAALKGAGATALVAGTAGVGELPEPVVEACTRHGLALFTVGDEVSFATVTETVLAALAGPHRRSPGAGLHRSLVASMAAGEGPEGLVEVFARASGVWCAVLSATGRPTAGHLPDVTDHQLALVHREALAAGAFPAVRPVPGGGSLTFFPVQSPVARRPPAAYLVARGDYRDWTPGTADGADEVCALLALDRIAGAERRRVEERFLREALDLLTAGQDAAAEGRLRSLGLQLPLSALVVSTTGSAYGAELAGVVLEEVAGQLPGCSVPIAADGTYLILVPGPEAASAAARAEEAATLLTPLLGQGRAAIGHGAPAAGVRRSLEEARLAHGVAAARTGTVRSAGSTDLSSYHLLLASVPDEVRTLFRQRLIGVLEEYDAGHRSDLVGTLAAFLDASGSWQACAERLHIHVNTLRYRVQRIEELTGHGLATLRDRVDFVLAQDLTPPGKP